A window of uncultured Gellertiella sp. genomic DNA:
ACCTGCCTGTTCGCACTCCGCCGAATTTCGTCCTGGGGCCGCCCGAATGACCGTCTTCCATCGCAATGAAACCATCGACCCCTTGCCCGCCCGTCTCACCGGCGGGGTGGTGGCCATCGGCAATTTCGATGGCGTGCATCGCGGCCACTGTTCGGTGCTGGCGCGGGCGCTGGAGATTGCCGCCGAGCGCAACGTTCCCGCGCTGGTGCTGACCTTCGAGCCGCATCCCCGCTCGGTATTCAGGCCGGACCAGCCGGTGTTCCGCATCACGCCTGCGCCGCTGAAGGCCCGTATCCTCGAAAGGCTCGGCTTTCAGGCGGTGATCGAATATCCCTTCACGCCTGAATTTTCCGGCCGTTCGGCGGATGATTTCATCCAGTCGATCCTGAAGGACTGGCTCGGCGTGTCGCAGGTGGTGACCGGCTTCGATTTCCACTTCGGCAAAGGCAGGGAAGGCGGGCCTGCCTATCTGATGGAGGCAGGCTGGGCGAACGGTTTCGGCGTGACGCTGGTCGATGCCTTCCGCGACGAGAATGCCACGGTGATTTCCTCCAGCCGCATCCGCGACTGCATCGCAGCCGGCGACGTGGCGGAGGCGGCGGGCCTGCTCGGCTATCGCTATACGGTAGAGGCGGAGGTGATCGGCGGCCAGAAGCTTGGCCGCACGCTCGGCTATCCCACCGCCAACATGGCGCTGGCTCCGGAAA
This region includes:
- a CDS encoding bifunctional riboflavin kinase/FAD synthetase, encoding MTVFHRNETIDPLPARLTGGVVAIGNFDGVHRGHCSVLARALEIAAERNVPALVLTFEPHPRSVFRPDQPVFRITPAPLKARILERLGFQAVIEYPFTPEFSGRSADDFIQSILKDWLGVSQVVTGFDFHFGKGREGGPAYLMEAGWANGFGVTLVDAFRDENATVISSSRIRDCIAAGDVAEAAGLLGYRYTVEAEVIGGQKLGRTLGYPTANMALAPETPLRPGIYAVRFRRADGTLHDGVASFGRRPTVTEDGAPLLETFLFDFSGDLYGEIATVSFFGHLRDEVKFDGLDALIVQMDKDSQEARALLSGVTPLSRIDQAICF